The genomic stretch TGGCGCGTCCGATCGGGCCCTGCTCGTCGTGGAGGGTGGTGTCGGCCAGGCCGATGCCGTCGGCGACCGTGGTCGCCGCCTCGAGGGCGACCCACTCGCCGGCCGCGGGCCGCAGCAGGTAGACGGTGAGGTCGGGGGTGATGAAGCGCCAGCGGCGGTAGTCGAGGGCGGCGCTGACGCCGTTGCCGGAGTCGGCCGCGGCCAGCACCCGGCACAGCGGCGACGGCGCCTCGCCCGGGACCAGCGGGTGGCGCATGCGCATCCAGGCCGTGGCCGGGCCCTCCTCCAGGAACGAGCCGGCCACGAACCGGACCTCCATGGCCGTGTGGTAGCCGACGTCCTGGCCGGTCGGGAAGAACGGCGCGGCCCGGCCGGCGTCGGGGCCCGGCAGCCGGGGCGGCGGGACCAGCCCGCCGGGCAGCTCCAGCTCGGCCCGCCGGACCCGCAGGGCCGTGGCCCGCATCACCTCGGCCTCCCCGGCCGACAGGGTCGCCTCCACCAGCTCGACGCTGCGCCCGCCCCGCAGCAGCCGGGCCGCCACCGCCAGCTCGGCGATCGGCAGCGGCCGCGCGATCTCGAAGGTGGCCCGGGCCACCGCCAGGTCGTCCCGGTCCCCGAGGCCCTCGACGGCCCGGCCCAGCAGCGCCGCCGCCGGCCCGGCGTGCTGCAGCCCCGGCGCCCACGGGCCCTGGGTGAGCTCGGTGGCCCGGAACCGGTCCGGGCCGAGCGGAACGAAGAAGGCGTCGGGCATGGCCGCAGTCTAGATGCGCCGATCGCCGGATGGTGCGTGCTCGGGGCGGCATGGGATTTTCATCCTCTCGCTGACGGGCGGCGTCCCGGTGAACGCCGCGCAAGCAGCCTGACCGTCCCGCTGATAGCGTCTCCCCCATGTGGGAGTACGCGATCCGCGAGTACGTGCAGGAATGGGGTGATCAGACCGAGGACCGGTCCATGGCCTCCTTCCTGGACGAGCTGAACCGGCTGGGGGAGGATGGCTGGGAGGCGGTCGGGATCACGCCCCGGACCCACTACGACCGCGGGGGCGGGCCGGGCGGCTGGGACACCTTCACCTTCGTGGTACTCCTGAAGCGGCTGCGGCCGGCCGACGACATGATGCCGAGGAGCTGAGGCCATGAAGGGCGCGATCCGGGTCCTGGTCGTGGGCGCCACCGCCGGGCTCGTCGCCGGCCAGGTGATGGACAAGGCGACGACCTGGTACTACGGGCGCCAGAGCGACGCCTCCAAGCAGCGCGAGCAGGAGCTGCTGCCCGAGGGCGCCCCGCTGGCGGCGACCCGGAAGCTGGCCGGTCTGGTCGGGGCCGAGCCGACCGACGACCAGGCCAGCACGATCGCCCTGGCCATGCACCGGGGGCTGGGGCAGGGCTACGGGGTGGCCGCGGCCGCGCTCACCCAGCGCGGCGTCCCGCCCCTGGCCGCCGGGGTCGCCGCCGGCATGGCCGGGTTCCTGGTGGTGGACGAGCTGGCCAACAGCCTCTTCTTCACCCCGCCGCCCCAGGCCTACCCGGTCGAGAGCCACCTGCGCGGCGTCGTCGGCCACCTCACCCTCGGAGTCGTCACCGGCGTGCTGCTGGCCCTGGCCCGACGGCTGCGGCTGCTCTAGCTCCGGCGCTCCAGCAGCGAGCCGGGCTGGGCGCCGCGGACGGCCGCGTCCAGGACCTCGGCCACATGCGCCATGGGCAGGCGCTGGCCGCGGCGCTCCAGGGCGTTGCGCAGCTGCATCAGGCAGCCCGGGTTGGAGGTGACCACCAGGTCGGCCCCGGTGGCGAGCACGTTGGCCGCCTTGCGGTCGCCCAGCTCGGCCGCCGGCTCCGGCTCGACCAGGTTGTAGATGCCGGCCGAGCCGCAGCAGATCTCGCCCTCGGCGATCTCGCGCACCTCCAGGCCCGGGATGGCCCGCAGGGCCGCCCGGGGCTGGGCCCGGATGCCCTGGGCGTGGCCCAGGTGGCAGGCGTCGTGCCAGGCCACCTTCATCGGCAGCGGGTGCCGGGGGGCGG from Actinomycetota bacterium encodes the following:
- a CDS encoding thioesterase family protein, with amino-acid sequence MPDAFFVPLGPDRFRATELTQGPWAPGLQHAGPAAALLGRAVEGLGDRDDLAVARATFEIARPLPIAELAVAARLLRGGRSVELVEATLSAGEAEVMRATALRVRRAELELPGGLVPPPRLPGPDAGRAAPFFPTGQDVGYHTAMEVRFVAGSFLEEGPATAWMRMRHPLVPGEAPSPLCRVLAAADSGNGVSAALDYRRWRFITPDLTVYLLRPAAGEWVALEAATTVADGIGLADTTLHDEQGPIGRATQALFVDRR